Proteins encoded within one genomic window of Brachybacterium avium:
- a CDS encoding CDP-alcohol phosphatidyltransferase family protein, translating into MSISPRPDWATIPNLVTLARFVLLAPVCLLLLDGPDTLAVVLLLVWASTDWVDGLLARALEQTSRTGAIIDPIADRVGLAAIVLSLAVAGLLPWAALVLIVVLDVAMVVLATGAALGGRISVSWLGKIRTFVLMAAVFLLVVAAAWWPVLIPAAQALIWLGVVLHIVSGIDYILRARRAPAVAPVVEAPPSPR; encoded by the coding sequence ATGAGCATCTCCCCGCGCCCCGACTGGGCGACCATCCCGAACCTCGTCACCCTGGCGAGGTTCGTGCTGCTGGCGCCGGTGTGCCTGCTGCTGCTGGACGGGCCCGACACCCTCGCGGTGGTGCTGCTGCTGGTGTGGGCATCCACCGACTGGGTGGACGGGCTGCTCGCGCGGGCCCTGGAGCAGACCAGCCGGACCGGGGCGATCATCGACCCGATCGCGGACCGGGTGGGGCTGGCGGCGATCGTGCTGTCGCTGGCAGTGGCGGGCCTGCTGCCCTGGGCGGCGCTGGTGCTCATCGTGGTCCTGGACGTGGCGATGGTGGTGCTCGCGACCGGAGCGGCGCTCGGCGGACGGATCTCGGTGTCCTGGCTCGGCAAGATCCGCACCTTCGTCCTGATGGCCGCGGTGTTCCTGCTGGTGGTCGCCGCCGCCTGGTGGCCCGTCCTGATCCCTGCCGCGCAGGCGCTGATCTGGCTCGGGGTGGTGCTGCACATCGTCTCGGGGATCGACTACATCCTCAGGGCGCGGCGGGCCCCCGCCGTCGCACCGGTGGTGGAGGCACCTCCTTCGCCGCGATGA
- a CDS encoding acetyltransferase, with amino-acid sequence MADDDAPRARAGWAPFLLEGRRVVLRYAIDVQSAPHGESMTDALGTIVGIDEASVQVMTRRGQVRVPRALVIAAKEVPPPPVRRRGPAAP; translated from the coding sequence ATGGCTGACGATGACGCTCCGCGGGCCCGCGCCGGCTGGGCCCCCTTCCTGCTCGAGGGACGCCGGGTGGTGCTGCGCTATGCGATCGATGTGCAGTCCGCGCCCCACGGGGAGTCGATGACCGATGCGCTGGGCACCATCGTGGGTATCGACGAGGCCTCGGTGCAGGTGATGACCCGCCGCGGCCAGGTGCGCGTGCCGCGGGCGCTGGTCATCGCGGCGAAGGAGGTGCCTCCACCACCGGTGCGACGGCGGGGGCCCGCCGCGCCCTGA
- the fdxA gene encoding ferredoxin codes for MTYVIALPCVDVKDRACVDECPVDCIYEGNRMLYIQPDECVDCGACEPVCPVEAIFYEDDTPDQWAEYYQANVEFFDDLGAPGGAAKMGVIDKDHPIIDALPTQPNPLA; via the coding sequence ATGACCTACGTCATCGCCCTGCCCTGCGTCGACGTGAAGGATCGTGCCTGCGTCGACGAGTGCCCCGTGGACTGCATCTACGAAGGCAACCGGATGCTCTACATCCAGCCCGACGAATGCGTGGACTGCGGTGCCTGCGAACCCGTCTGCCCTGTCGAGGCGATCTTCTACGAGGACGACACCCCGGACCAGTGGGCCGAGTACTACCAGGCCAACGTCGAGTTCTTCGATGACCTCGGTGCCCCCGGCGGCGCGGCGAAGATGGGCGTGATCGACAAGGACCACCCGATCATCGACGCCCTGCCGACGCAGCCGAACCCCCTGGCCTGA
- the dapC gene encoding succinyldiaminopimelate transaminase, translated as MAANSGPRPSPARRGLAERLPAFPWDALLPAKQRAATHPEGIVDLSVGTPVDPTPASVQAALAAAADSPGYPTTIGTPALREALVDFSRRHRSAPDSLGIEGVLPTVGSKELVAHLPFQLGLGPGDAVAFPHIAYPTYDMGARFVGAEPLPVDMVRLATHGDEALPEPSAAQRIRLLWLNSPSNPTGEVLDVTQLAAVVRWARERGIVVASDECYALLPWTVDDVPSVLDPRVNGGSLEGLLCVYSLSKQSNLAGYRAAFVAGDPALVGELVAVRKQAGMMLPGPVQIAMTAALGDDQAAADQREIYRARRALLEPALRAAGGSVHGSQAGLYLWTTFGEKAMTSVERLAASGILVAPGMFYGGSGGGFVRVALTATDERIAAAARRLERL; from the coding sequence ATGGCGGCGAACTCCGGTCCCCGCCCGAGCCCGGCGCGCAGAGGGCTCGCCGAGCGGCTGCCCGCCTTCCCCTGGGACGCACTGCTCCCGGCGAAGCAGCGCGCCGCCACCCACCCCGAGGGGATCGTGGACCTCTCCGTGGGCACCCCCGTGGATCCGACACCGGCCTCTGTGCAGGCCGCCCTCGCCGCCGCCGCCGACAGCCCCGGTTACCCGACCACGATCGGCACCCCGGCGCTGCGGGAGGCGCTGGTGGACTTCAGTCGCCGCCACCGCAGCGCCCCGGACTCGCTCGGCATCGAGGGCGTGCTGCCCACCGTCGGCTCGAAGGAGCTCGTCGCCCACCTCCCCTTCCAGCTCGGGCTCGGCCCCGGGGACGCCGTCGCCTTCCCGCACATCGCCTACCCGACCTACGACATGGGTGCCCGCTTCGTCGGCGCCGAACCGCTGCCGGTGGACATGGTCCGGCTCGCGACCCACGGGGATGAGGCCCTGCCCGAGCCGTCGGCCGCGCAGCGGATCCGGCTGCTGTGGCTGAACTCCCCGTCGAACCCCACCGGGGAGGTGCTCGACGTCACCCAGCTGGCGGCCGTGGTGCGCTGGGCCCGGGAGCGGGGGATCGTGGTCGCCTCCGACGAGTGCTATGCGCTGCTGCCCTGGACCGTGGACGATGTTCCCTCGGTGCTGGACCCGCGGGTCAACGGCGGTTCGCTGGAGGGGCTGCTGTGCGTGTACTCGCTGTCCAAGCAGTCCAACCTCGCCGGCTACCGAGCCGCCTTCGTGGCCGGGGACCCAGCACTGGTGGGCGAGCTGGTGGCGGTGCGGAAACAGGCCGGGATGATGCTCCCCGGCCCGGTGCAGATCGCGATGACCGCAGCGCTGGGCGACGATCAGGCCGCAGCTGACCAGCGTGAGATCTATCGCGCTCGGCGCGCGCTGCTCGAGCCCGCGCTGCGAGCCGCCGGCGGCTCTGTCCACGGTTCGCAGGCAGGACTGTACCTGTGGACCACCTTCGGCGAGAAGGCGATGACCAGTGTCGAACGCCTCGCAGCCAGCGGCATCCTGGTGGCGCCCGGGATGTTCTATGGTGGCAGTGGTGGAGGATTCGTCCGGGTCGCGCTCACCGCGACCGATGAGCGGATCGCTGCCGCCGCCCGGCGCCTCGAGCGCCTCTAG
- a CDS encoding citrate synthase: MDHATTSAQLSLGEKTLDLPTVPAVEGNSGISIGPLRKETGQVTYDPGFMNTANAKSSITYIDGDEGILRYRGYPIEQLAEKSSYLEVAYLLIHGELPTKGQLDNFEARVEHRTLLDERFKRMFDNFPRDAHPMAVLQAGTSALSTFYQDSLDPFDAEQVRISAVRLLAKLPTMAAYAHRIAQGHALLYPDNRLSLIENFLRLTFGFPVEEYIADPVVVRAMEQLLILHADHEQNCSTSAVRLVGSAQANLFTSISAGIGALSGPAHGGANAAVMDMLDQIQAENMDPRDFMEKVKNKEDGIRLMGFGHRVYKNYDPRARIVKKIADDVLERLGVNDSRLELAMKLEEIALKDDYFVERKLYPNVDFYTGLIYKAIGFPTEMFTVLFAIGRLPGWIAQWEEMVHDPETKIGRPRQIYTGHAERPYKEMGERTGTSELRLAELQSDIANRG; encoded by the coding sequence ATGGATCACGCGACGACGTCTGCTCAGCTCAGCCTGGGGGAGAAGACTCTCGACCTCCCCACCGTTCCCGCCGTGGAGGGCAACTCCGGCATCTCGATCGGGCCGCTGCGCAAGGAGACCGGTCAGGTCACCTACGACCCCGGCTTCATGAACACCGCCAACGCGAAGTCGTCGATCACCTATATCGACGGCGACGAGGGCATCCTGCGCTACCGCGGCTACCCGATCGAGCAGCTCGCCGAGAAGTCGAGCTACCTCGAGGTCGCCTACCTGCTGATCCACGGCGAGCTGCCCACCAAGGGCCAGCTCGACAACTTCGAGGCCAGGGTCGAGCACCGCACGCTGCTGGACGAGCGCTTCAAGCGCATGTTCGACAACTTCCCGCGGGATGCGCACCCGATGGCCGTGCTCCAGGCCGGGACCTCGGCGCTGTCGACCTTCTACCAGGACTCGCTGGACCCCTTCGACGCGGAGCAGGTGCGGATCTCCGCCGTGCGGCTGCTCGCGAAGCTGCCCACGATGGCGGCCTATGCGCACCGCATCGCCCAGGGCCACGCCCTGCTGTATCCCGACAACCGGCTCTCGCTGATCGAGAACTTCCTGCGGCTGACCTTCGGGTTCCCGGTCGAGGAGTACATCGCGGACCCGGTCGTGGTGCGGGCGATGGAGCAGCTGCTGATCCTGCACGCCGACCACGAGCAGAACTGCTCGACCTCTGCGGTGCGCCTGGTCGGCTCGGCCCAGGCGAACCTGTTCACGTCGATCTCCGCCGGCATCGGGGCCCTCTCCGGCCCGGCCCACGGCGGCGCCAACGCCGCGGTGATGGACATGCTCGACCAGATCCAGGCCGAGAACATGGACCCGCGCGACTTCATGGAGAAGGTCAAGAACAAGGAGGACGGGATCCGCCTGATGGGCTTCGGCCACCGGGTGTACAAGAACTATGATCCCCGCGCCCGCATCGTCAAGAAGATCGCCGACGATGTCCTGGAGCGCCTCGGCGTCAACGACTCGCGCCTGGAGCTGGCCATGAAGCTCGAGGAGATCGCGCTGAAGGACGACTACTTCGTCGAGCGCAAGCTCTACCCGAACGTCGACTTCTACACCGGCCTGATCTACAAGGCCATCGGCTTCCCCACCGAGATGTTCACGGTGCTGTTCGCCATCGGCCGCCTGCCCGGCTGGATCGCGCAGTGGGAGGAGATGGTCCACGACCCGGAGACGAAGATCGGCCGTCCCCGCCAGATCTACACCGGGCACGCGGAGCGTCCCTACAAGGAGATGGGCGAGCGCACCGGCACCAGCGAGCTGCGCCTGGCCGAGCTGCAGTCCGACATCGCCAACCGGGGCTGA
- the dapD gene encoding 2,3,4,5-tetrahydropyridine-2,6-dicarboxylate N-succinyltransferase, whose product MATTTTDSPATKAWGIALTTLGADGSVLDAWYPSPQLGEAPSEIESHPLHSQLTAAARADQVRGTTQEVVVRTISLADAPVDAADAYLRLHLLSHRLVRPNAQNLEGLFEKLTNVVWTSQGPCAVAGFEETRLRLIAAGRTPTVFSVDRFPRMVDYVLPGGVRIGDADRVRLGAHLAEGTTVMHEGFVNFNAGTLGASMIEGRISQGVVVGDGSDVGGGASTMGTLSGGGTERVSIGRRSLVGAEAGVGIALGDDCVVEAGLYVTAGTKVELIGEAGTASEGPHVVTARDLSGVANLLFRRHSLSGAVQAVAHEGQTVELNAALHAN is encoded by the coding sequence ATGGCCACGACGACAACGGACTCCCCTGCCACGAAGGCCTGGGGCATCGCACTCACCACCCTTGGTGCCGACGGCTCCGTCCTCGATGCATGGTATCCCTCCCCGCAGCTCGGCGAGGCTCCTTCCGAGATCGAGAGCCATCCGCTGCACTCTCAGCTGACCGCCGCCGCCCGGGCCGACCAGGTGCGGGGCACCACGCAGGAGGTCGTCGTCCGCACGATCTCGCTGGCTGATGCCCCGGTCGATGCCGCCGATGCCTACCTGCGCCTGCACCTGCTCTCCCACCGCCTGGTCCGGCCCAACGCGCAGAACCTCGAGGGTCTGTTCGAAAAGCTCACCAACGTGGTCTGGACCTCTCAGGGGCCCTGCGCCGTCGCCGGCTTCGAGGAGACCCGTCTGCGCCTGATCGCAGCGGGACGCACCCCCACCGTGTTCAGCGTCGACAGGTTCCCGCGCATGGTCGACTACGTGCTGCCCGGCGGGGTGCGCATCGGTGACGCGGACCGGGTCCGGCTGGGTGCGCACCTGGCCGAGGGCACCACCGTCATGCACGAGGGCTTCGTGAACTTCAACGCCGGGACCCTTGGCGCCTCGATGATCGAGGGCCGCATCTCGCAAGGCGTGGTCGTGGGCGACGGCTCCGATGTCGGCGGCGGCGCCTCGACGATGGGCACCCTCTCCGGCGGCGGCACCGAGCGGGTGAGCATCGGCCGCCGCTCGCTGGTGGGCGCCGAGGCCGGCGTGGGCATCGCCCTGGGCGATGACTGCGTGGTCGAGGCGGGCCTGTACGTCACCGCCGGTACCAAGGTGGAGCTCATCGGCGAGGCGGGCACCGCCTCCGAGGGGCCTCACGTGGTCACGGCCCGTGACCTCTCCGGGGTGGCGAACCTGCTGTTCCGTCGCCACTCGCTGAGCGGCGCAGTCCAGGCGGTGGCCCACGAGGGACAGACCGTCGAGCTCAACGCCGCGCTGCACGCGAACTGA
- a CDS encoding MFS transporter, with amino-acid sequence MTDAAAPVPLRRNPEYLRWLVGDLLLDAGTGIGAFAFPLVTFMVTEDLGITGLVALVQGLGALVGLIPGGLLADRVERRRLRLLAGVIGAAVQAVLVIVLLTGMAGAVVLAALAFADRFRETLLGSASNAMLKQIVPTTQLPRAVSVNQGREAAVEMVAGPAGGALLGLSIVFPPLAQLLGNLGSVIATLGMRRRYHPRIVGAKRTKVGEDMREALGWMVSQPLRLQILAIASAVNLGANGLIFAVLLNLASDGVSATRIGLLNTVLAAAILLGAALAPRLVDTVPTGMLAIAPVVVMALVGVFLGFEPGMVWIGVAYAVLGVGIPATNASSQGFFTHITPVSMQGRVSSLMRVVSSALMPLAPAAAGWGLELVGVMPTMLVFASVLALGALVGMLGPDLRRIPTAPRWEAHARQEGLAVEEDEEPSSER; translated from the coding sequence ATGACGGATGCCGCCGCCCCTGTCCCACTGCGTCGCAACCCCGAGTACCTGCGGTGGCTGGTCGGCGACCTCCTGCTGGATGCCGGCACCGGGATCGGAGCCTTCGCGTTCCCTCTGGTGACCTTCATGGTCACCGAGGACCTCGGCATCACGGGACTGGTCGCGCTGGTCCAGGGCCTCGGCGCGCTGGTCGGCCTGATCCCGGGCGGACTGCTGGCGGACCGCGTCGAACGGCGGCGCCTGCGGCTGCTGGCCGGGGTGATCGGCGCCGCCGTCCAGGCAGTGCTGGTCATCGTGCTGCTGACCGGGATGGCGGGGGCGGTGGTGCTGGCCGCCCTGGCGTTCGCCGACAGGTTCCGCGAGACGCTGCTGGGCAGCGCCTCCAACGCCATGCTCAAACAGATCGTGCCCACCACGCAGCTGCCCCGGGCGGTCTCGGTCAACCAGGGGCGCGAGGCCGCGGTGGAGATGGTCGCGGGCCCGGCCGGCGGCGCGCTGCTGGGCCTGTCGATCGTGTTCCCTCCGCTGGCCCAGCTGCTGGGCAACCTCGGCTCGGTCATCGCGACCCTCGGCATGCGGCGTCGGTACCACCCGCGGATCGTCGGCGCCAAGCGCACGAAAGTGGGGGAGGACATGCGCGAGGCGCTCGGCTGGATGGTCTCCCAGCCCCTGCGCCTGCAGATCCTCGCGATCGCGTCCGCGGTGAACCTCGGGGCCAACGGCCTGATCTTCGCGGTGCTGCTGAACCTCGCCTCGGACGGGGTCTCGGCGACCCGGATCGGCCTGCTGAACACGGTGCTGGCCGCGGCGATCCTGCTCGGCGCGGCCCTCGCGCCGCGCCTGGTGGACACGGTGCCGACGGGGATGCTCGCGATCGCTCCCGTCGTGGTGATGGCGCTGGTCGGGGTGTTCCTCGGCTTCGAGCCCGGCATGGTCTGGATCGGCGTGGCCTACGCCGTGCTAGGGGTCGGGATACCGGCGACCAATGCCTCCAGCCAGGGATTCTTCACCCACATCACGCCCGTGTCGATGCAGGGGCGGGTCAGCTCGCTGATGCGGGTGGTCTCCTCGGCGCTGATGCCGCTGGCCCCGGCGGCGGCCGGCTGGGGGCTGGAGCTCGTGGGCGTCATGCCCACCATGCTCGTCTTCGCCTCCGTGCTGGCGCTCGGCGCCCTGGTGGGGATGCTGGGCCCTGACCTGCGCCGGATCCCCACCGCGCCGCGATGGGAGGCCCATGCCCGTCAGGAGGGGCTCGCGGTCGAGGAGGACGAGGAGCCGTCCTCCGAGCGCTGA
- a CDS encoding FAD/NAD(P)-binding protein produces the protein MTAAAEPLRTVAVVGAGPRGTAIIERLVAASNGPNWRGGLTVHLIDPLVGRGGAVWRHDQSEVLLMNTTTCQTTMYPDESCHALLPAPRTETLADHLAGEGLAPTDFASRAAHGRYLAHVLETARRDADPARLRIVEHAAEAVDVTGGADGPQRVRLSDGRVLRADALALALGHLPTALGPRSQQLADAAARHGLVHIGPANPLEVDYASLLGREAVAVQGLGLNFYDAIGMLTEAAGGCFAPDASAPSGLRYLPGGGEPHLVVGSRSGMVYRPKPDLGDWMPEPYLPEVLTGERVLELAVRAAGVDHERDVMPLMFAELRRALRGGGFPELADDQLLLTLLFPFGRRGGESPVPPRSTRDVLREALRAATEPDPAWVLIYRVLIALRIQVGRLTDLGAYTTESVRQDIDGHLRNAFASWASGPPVLRVRQVLALQEAGLLEFTGPRMHVDIDDEAGRFAVHGAEERITLCDGVLEAHLPPVDLPAYRSALLGAWRERGEVQKDSWASRGTRRRMLTGSIAVDGLYAPVGTDGTVYERRLLVGVPVSTAQPGSSITAEPGTSPQLLRHAEAVALRLARAGGALSGE, from the coding sequence ATGACCGCAGCCGCCGAGCCCCTCCGCACCGTCGCCGTCGTCGGGGCAGGGCCGCGGGGCACGGCGATCATCGAACGACTGGTGGCGGCGTCGAACGGCCCGAACTGGCGGGGCGGCCTCACGGTGCATCTGATCGACCCCCTGGTCGGCCGCGGTGGTGCCGTCTGGCGGCACGACCAGTCCGAGGTGCTGCTGATGAACACCACCACCTGCCAGACCACGATGTACCCCGATGAGTCCTGCCATGCGCTGCTGCCCGCGCCGCGCACGGAGACCCTCGCCGACCATCTGGCAGGGGAGGGGCTCGCCCCCACCGACTTCGCCTCCCGTGCCGCGCACGGCCGCTATCTGGCCCACGTGCTGGAGACGGCGCGGCGCGACGCCGATCCGGCCCGGCTGCGGATCGTCGAGCACGCCGCCGAGGCCGTCGACGTCACCGGCGGGGCCGACGGTCCGCAGCGGGTCCGGCTGAGCGACGGGCGGGTGCTGCGCGCCGATGCCCTCGCGCTCGCACTCGGGCATCTGCCCACCGCGCTCGGCCCCCGCTCGCAGCAGCTCGCCGACGCCGCTGCCCGACATGGCCTGGTCCATATCGGGCCCGCGAACCCGCTCGAGGTGGACTACGCCTCGCTGCTGGGACGGGAGGCCGTGGCGGTCCAGGGCCTGGGGCTGAACTTCTACGACGCGATCGGGATGCTCACCGAGGCGGCAGGCGGGTGCTTCGCGCCCGACGCCTCCGCCCCCTCCGGCCTGCGCTACCTGCCCGGCGGCGGGGAGCCGCACCTGGTGGTCGGCTCCCGCTCCGGCATGGTCTACCGGCCCAAACCCGATCTCGGGGACTGGATGCCCGAGCCGTACCTCCCCGAGGTGCTCACGGGGGAGCGGGTGCTCGAGCTCGCGGTCCGCGCCGCGGGGGTGGACCACGAGCGCGACGTGATGCCGCTGATGTTCGCCGAGCTGCGCCGGGCGCTGCGGGGCGGAGGATTCCCCGAGCTCGCCGACGACCAGCTCCTGCTCACACTGCTGTTCCCCTTCGGCCGCCGCGGCGGGGAGAGCCCGGTGCCGCCGCGGAGCACCCGTGACGTGCTGCGCGAGGCGCTGCGGGCCGCGACCGAGCCCGACCCGGCCTGGGTGCTGATCTACCGGGTGCTCATCGCCCTGCGGATCCAGGTGGGTCGCCTCACCGACCTCGGTGCCTACACCACGGAGTCCGTGCGCCAGGACATCGACGGCCACCTGCGCAACGCCTTCGCCTCCTGGGCCTCGGGCCCGCCGGTGCTGCGCGTGCGGCAGGTGCTCGCGCTCCAGGAGGCGGGGCTGTTGGAGTTCACGGGTCCGCGGATGCACGTGGACATCGACGACGAGGCCGGCCGCTTCGCCGTCCACGGCGCGGAAGAGCGGATCACGCTGTGCGACGGGGTGCTCGAGGCGCATCTGCCGCCGGTGGACCTGCCCGCCTATCGCAGCGCCCTGCTGGGCGCCTGGCGCGAGCGCGGCGAGGTGCAGAAGGACTCCTGGGCCTCGCGCGGCACGAGGCGACGGATGCTCACCGGCTCCATCGCGGTCGATGGCCTGTACGCGCCGGTCGGGACCGACGGCACCGTCTACGAGCGTCGGCTGCTGGTCGGCGTGCCGGTGAGCACGGCGCAGCCGGGCTCCTCGATCACCGCAGAACCAGGCACCTCCCCGCAGCTGCTGCGGCACGCCGAGGCGGTCGCTCTGCGCCTGGCCCGTGCCGGAGGCGCGCTGTCCGGGGAATGA
- the dapE gene encoding succinyl-diaminopimelate desuccinylase, which yields MSKQTAPVLDPHADIARLTAAIVDIESVSGNEQALADAVEQALREHAGHLEVLRDGDTVIARTDRGLAQRVLLAGHLDTVPVADNLPCARRLREGREELVGRGTCDMKGGLAVFLKLAVEASAAPVDLTWIFYDHEEVAAADNALTRIAAEHPELLEADFAILGEPTSAGVEGGCKGTMKLEVTARGLAAHSARDWVGDNAIHRLAPVLERVAAHEARRAVIDGLEYRECLNVVSIAGGIAGNVIPDRATALLNYRFAPDTSVARAEAHVRELLTGLELEIDVVDSSGGALPGLDNAAARGFLAALGEGVTVAAKQGWTDVARFSALGTPAVNFGPGDPLLAHTDDEHVPLEDLEIALAGLRRFLSA from the coding sequence ATGAGCAAGCAGACGGCCCCGGTCCTCGATCCCCACGCCGATATCGCCCGGCTCACTGCGGCGATCGTCGACATCGAGTCCGTCTCCGGGAACGAGCAGGCGCTCGCCGATGCGGTCGAGCAGGCGCTGCGCGAGCACGCCGGTCACCTCGAGGTGCTCCGCGACGGGGACACCGTGATCGCGCGCACCGACCGGGGGCTTGCCCAGCGGGTGCTGCTGGCCGGGCACCTGGACACCGTCCCGGTCGCGGACAACCTCCCCTGCGCCCGCCGTCTAAGGGAGGGCCGCGAGGAGCTGGTGGGGCGCGGCACCTGCGATATGAAGGGCGGCCTCGCGGTGTTCCTCAAGCTCGCCGTCGAGGCCTCGGCCGCGCCCGTGGATCTCACCTGGATCTTCTACGACCACGAGGAGGTGGCCGCGGCGGACAACGCCCTCACTCGGATCGCCGCTGAGCATCCCGAGCTTCTCGAGGCGGATTTCGCGATCCTCGGCGAGCCGACCTCCGCCGGTGTCGAGGGCGGCTGCAAGGGCACCATGAAGCTCGAGGTCACCGCTCGGGGCCTCGCCGCGCATTCGGCCCGCGACTGGGTGGGGGACAACGCGATCCACCGCCTCGCACCGGTGCTCGAGCGGGTCGCGGCCCACGAGGCCCGTCGCGCCGTGATCGACGGGCTCGAGTACCGCGAATGCCTCAACGTGGTCTCGATCGCGGGAGGCATCGCCGGGAACGTGATCCCCGATCGGGCCACTGCGCTGCTGAACTACCGCTTCGCACCGGATACCTCCGTCGCCCGGGCGGAGGCGCACGTGCGCGAGCTCCTGACCGGTCTCGAGCTGGAGATCGACGTGGTCGACTCCTCCGGCGGCGCGCTGCCCGGCCTGGACAACGCCGCGGCCCGCGGCTTCCTCGCCGCGCTGGGGGAGGGCGTCACGGTGGCGGCGAAGCAGGGCTGGACCGATGTGGCCCGCTTCTCGGCGCTGGGCACCCCGGCCGTGAACTTCGGTCCCGGGGATCCGCTGCTCGCCCACACCGATGATGAGCACGTACCGCTGGAGGATCTCGAGATCGCGCTGGCAGGGCTGCGCCGATTCCTGTCGGCCTGA
- a CDS encoding TIGR00730 family Rossman fold protein, with the protein MTPEERDHHRKGPITLRGAQLPDRTTDQRLLEEDGETDWVHADPWRVLRIQSEFIEGFGALAELGPAISIFGSARLGADSAHYESAVEIARGVVEMGYAVITGGGPGIMEAGNRGAQEAGGVSVGLGIELPHEQGLNKHVDLGVDFRYFFVRKTMFVKYSSGFVVMPGGFGTFDELFEALCLMQTHKIDLFPVVLVGRDYWQGLLDWLRTTVVEGGMVKPLDIDLMRVVDTPQEALEMLRKYARKAPVS; encoded by the coding sequence ATGACGCCTGAGGAACGAGACCACCACCGCAAGGGCCCGATCACGCTGCGCGGCGCCCAGCTGCCCGACCGCACCACCGACCAGCGCCTGCTGGAGGAGGACGGCGAGACGGACTGGGTCCATGCGGACCCGTGGCGGGTGCTGCGCATCCAGTCCGAGTTCATCGAGGGCTTCGGTGCGCTCGCCGAGCTCGGGCCGGCGATCTCGATCTTCGGCTCCGCCCGACTGGGTGCGGACAGCGCCCACTACGAAAGCGCGGTGGAGATCGCCCGCGGTGTGGTGGAGATGGGTTACGCGGTCATCACCGGCGGCGGTCCCGGGATCATGGAAGCCGGCAATCGCGGTGCCCAGGAGGCCGGTGGTGTCTCCGTCGGGCTCGGCATCGAGCTGCCCCACGAGCAGGGGCTGAACAAGCATGTCGACCTCGGGGTCGACTTCCGGTACTTCTTCGTGCGCAAGACGATGTTCGTGAAGTACTCCAGCGGCTTCGTGGTGATGCCCGGCGGCTTCGGCACCTTCGACGAGCTCTTCGAGGCGCTGTGCCTGATGCAGACCCACAAGATCGACCTGTTCCCGGTGGTGCTGGTGGGGCGTGACTACTGGCAGGGCCTGCTGGACTGGCTGCGCACCACGGTGGTCGAGGGCGGGATGGTGAAACCGCTGGACATCGATCTGATGCGCGTGGTCGACACCCCGCAGGAGGCGCTGGAGATGCTGCGGAAGTACGCCCGGAAGGCACCCGTCTCGTGA
- a CDS encoding DUF3117 domain-containing protein — protein MAAMKPRTGDGPLEVVEEGRSIIMRVPLEGGGRLVVEIAASEAVELRDALEGVIK, from the coding sequence ATGGCTGCTATGAAGCCGCGCACCGGTGACGGTCCGCTCGAGGTCGTGGAGGAGGGTCGCAGCATCATCATGCGGGTCCCGCTCGAAGGAGGCGGCCGCCTGGTCGTCGAGATCGCCGCATCGGAAGCCGTGGAGCTGCGAGACGCCCTGGAGGGTGTCATCAAGTAG
- a CDS encoding O-methyltransferase translates to MSSGKVAGWAHGEEFVDEATLFSDDGVLARARERGNELGAAPVLPGAGALMRVLAASVQARSAVEIGTGSGVGSLYLLSGMHPDGVLTTIDLEVENQRAARESFAEAGIRSPRVRTIAGRPRDVVGRLTDHAYDLVSFPAHTPHALDLLEHARRLLRPGGVLVIPHALFHDRVADPTARDATTQAVRALLKAVTDSEDLVSVLTGSGDGVLAAVLRP, encoded by the coding sequence ATGTCGTCGGGAAAAGTGGCCGGCTGGGCCCACGGTGAGGAATTCGTCGACGAGGCGACCCTCTTCTCCGACGACGGGGTGCTCGCCCGCGCCAGAGAACGCGGCAACGAGCTCGGCGCGGCCCCCGTGCTGCCGGGGGCCGGCGCGCTGATGCGGGTGCTGGCGGCCTCGGTCCAGGCGCGCTCCGCCGTCGAGATCGGGACCGGCAGCGGTGTCGGCTCCCTCTACCTGCTCTCGGGAATGCACCCGGACGGGGTGCTGACCACCATCGACCTCGAGGTCGAGAACCAGCGTGCCGCCCGGGAGTCCTTCGCCGAGGCCGGGATCCGGTCCCCGCGGGTGCGCACCATCGCCGGCCGTCCCCGCGATGTGGTCGGGCGTCTCACCGACCACGCCTATGACCTGGTCAGCTTCCCCGCTCACACCCCGCATGCCCTGGACCTGCTCGAGCATGCGCGGCGCCTGCTGAGGCCCGGCGGGGTGCTGGTCATCCCGCACGCCCTGTTCCACGACCGGGTCGCGGACCCGACCGCGCGGGATGCCACCACGCAGGCCGTGCGCGCACTGCTGAAGGCCGTCACCGACTCCGAGGACCTGGTCTCGGTGCTCACCGGCAGCGGCGACGGCGTGCTCGCCGCCGTGCTGCGCCCCTGA